From a region of the Alnus glutinosa chromosome 1, dhAlnGlut1.1, whole genome shotgun sequence genome:
- the LOC133878072 gene encoding protein NRT1/ PTR FAMILY 8.3-like, whose protein sequence is MGSQEDERSLLEVGLLQNESSSQYTGDGSVDFNGKPVLKQNTGNWRACPFILGTEGCERLAYYGIATNLVTYLTNKLHEGNVSAARNVTTWQGTCYLTPLIGAVIADSYWGRYWTIAAFSTIYFIGMCTLTLSASVPALKPTECVGSVCPSATPAQYAVFFLGLYLIALGTGGIKPCVSSFGADQFDDTDPRERVKKGSFFNWFYFSINIGALISSSFLVWIQDNAGWGLGFGIPALFMAVAIASFFSGTPLYRFQKPGGSPVTRMWQVLVASFRKRNMVVPKESNLLYETQDKNSAIEGSRKLEHTDELKCLDKAAVLSDAEIKSGDFSNPWRLCTVTQVEELKILIRMFPIWATGIVFSAVYAQMSTLFVEQGMVMDTSVGSFKIPPASLSSFDVISVIFWVPIYDRVIVPIARKFTGKERGFSELQRMGIGLFISVLCMSAAALVEIKRLQLARELGLVDKDVAVPISILWQIPQYFLLGAAEVFTFIGQLEFFYDQSPDAMRSLCSALSLLTTSLGNYLSSLILTIVTYLTTQGGSTGWIPDNLNEGHLDYFFWLLAGLSFLNLLVYVVCARKYKEKKAS, encoded by the exons AATGAAAGCAGCAGCCAATACACAGGGGACGGCTCAGTTGACTTTAATGGGAAGCCTGTTCTGAAGCAGAATACTGGAAATTGGAGAGCCTGCCCCTTCATTCTAG GTACCGAAGGTTGTGAACGTCTCGCCTACTATGGGATTGCTACTAATCTTGTTACTTATCTTACCAACAAACTACATGAAGGAAATGTCTCTGCTGCAAGAAACGTTACCACTTGGCAAGGGACTTGTTATCTTACACCCCTCATTGGAGCTGTCATAGCAGATTCATACTGGGGAAGATATTGGACAATTGCTGCTTTCTCCACAATTTACTTCATT GGAATGTGTACATTGACACTTTCAGCATCTGTTCCTGCATTGAAGCCTACTGAATGTGTGGGTTCTGTATGCCCGTCAGCTACTCCAGCTCAATATGCAGTCTTCTTCTTGGGGCTCTATTTGATTGCTTTGGGAACTGGTGGGATCAAACCTTGTGTTTCGTCGTTTGGTGCAGATCAGTTTGATGATACTGATCCAAGGGAAAGGGTAAAGAAGGGATCCTTCTTCAActggttttatttttctatcaaCATTGGTGCTCTTATATCAAGCAGTTTTTTGGTTTGGATTCAAGACAATGCTGGGTGGGGTCTAGGATTTGGCATTCCTGCACTTTTTATGGCCGTTGCTATCGCAAGTTTCTTTTCAGGCACTCCCCTCTATAGATTTCAGAAACCAGGGGGAAGCCCTGTTACACGAATGTGGCAGGTTTTGGTTGCATCATTCCGTAAGAGGAATATGGTGGTCCCTAAAGAGAGTAATCTCTTGTATGAAACACAAGACAAAAACTCTGCCATTGAAGGAAGTCGGAAACTGGAGCATACTGATGAATTAAA GTGCCTTGATAAAGCCGCTGTATTGTCAGATGCCGAGATCAAAAGTGGGGATTTCTCCAATCCGTGGAGGCTTTGCACTGTAACACAGGTGGAAGAATTGAAGATTTTGATCCGCATGTTTCCAATCTGGGCCACGGGAATTGTGTTTTCTGCTGTTTATGCCCAAATGTCTACATTGTTTGTGGAACAAGGGATGGTGATGGACACAAGTGTTGGGTCTTTTAAGATTCCCCCAGCCTCTCTCTCATCCTTTGATGTCATCAGTGTTATTTTCTGGGTTCCCATATATGATAGGGTAATTGTCCCAATTGCAAGGAAATTTACTGGCAAAGAGAGGGGCTTCTCAGAGTTGCAGCGGATGGGAATTGGCCTTTTTATTTCTGTCCTATGCATGTCAGCCGCTGCTTTGGTAGAGATTAAGCGGTTGCAGCTTGCAAGAGAGCTAGGTTTGGTCGACAAAGATGTTGCTGTACCAATCAGTATCTTATGGCAAATACCCCAGTATTTCTTGTTGGGCGCTGCAGAGGTATTTACATTTATAGGGCAGCTTGAGTTCTTCTATGACCAATCTCCAGATGCCATGCGGAGTTTATGCAGCGCGTTGTCACTTTTGACGACGTCATTGGGGAACTACCTGAGCTCTTTGATTCTTACAATAGTAACTTACCTCACAACACAGGGCGGGAGCACCGGATGGATCCCAGATAATCTGAATGAGGGTCATCTTGATTATTTTTTCTGGCTTTTAGCCGGCCTCAGCTTCTTAAATCTGTTGGTATACGTTGTGTGCGCCAGaaagtacaaagaaaagaaggcttCTTAA
- the LOC133878062 gene encoding protein NRT1/ PTR FAMILY 8.3-like, with protein sequence MAAVDEERPLIEDDGALVVQNHDMVAGDGSVDVKGRPVMKNSTGKWKACPFILGSGGCERLAFYGISSNLVTYLTSKLHEGTVSASRNVTTWQGTCYFIPLIGGVLADAYWGRYWTMIVFFAVYLLGMCTLTLCASIPALQPAECVDSVCPSATTAQYAVFFIGLYLVALGTGGIKPCIWPFGADQFDDTDPRERGKKGSFFNWFYFFNNVGAFISTSLVVLIQEDVGWGLGYGIPTLVMAIGIAIFFLGTPFYRLQRPGGSPLTRIFQVLVAAFHKRNVEVPEDTSLLYETQDGRSTIKGSRKLDRSDELKCLDKAAVVSDVDIKSGDLFNPWRLCTVTQVEELKILVRMFPIWASGIVFSAVYAQMSSLFVEQGKMMDRTIGSFTIPAASLSSIDIISVVIWVPIYDRGIVPIARKFTGNERGFSELQRMGIGLFVSVLCISAAAIVEIKRLQLAKELGLVDEDVAVPLSILWQIPQYFMLGAAEVFTFIGQHEFFYEQAPDAMRSLCSALSLLTNSLGNYLSSLILTIVTYLTTKGGNVGWIPDNLNEGHLDYFFWLLAALSFLNMLVYIVFSRKYKQKKAS encoded by the exons atggctgCTGTGGACGAAGAGAGACCGCTGATAGAAGATGATGGTGCTCTAGTAGtacag AATCATGACATGGTCGCTGGAGATGGCTCAGTTGACGTTAAAGGGAGGCCTGTTATGAAGAATAGTACTGGAAAGTGGAAAGCATGCCCCTTCATTCTAG GTAGTGGAGGTTGCGAGCGTTTGGCCTTCTATGGGATTTCCTCTAATCTTGTTACTTACCTTACCAGCAAACTACATGAGGGAACTGTCTCCGCTTCAAGAAATGTTACTACTTGGCAAGGCACTTGCTATTTTATACCCCTCATTGGAGGCGTCTTAGCTGATGCATACTGGGGAAGATATTGGACAATGATAGTTTTCTTCGCAGTTTATCTCCTT GGGATGTGTACGTTGACTCTTTGTGCATCAATTCCTGCATTACAGCCTGCTGAATGTGTGGATTCGGTATGCCCTTCAGCTACAACAGCTCAGTATGCAGTGTTCTTCATTGGACTCTATTTGGTTGCACTAGGGACTGGCGGGATCAAACCGTGTATTTGGCCCTTTGGGGCGGATCAGTTTGATGATACAGATCCCAGGGAAAGAGGAAAGAAGGGATCCTTCTTCAACTGGTTTTACTTTTTTAACAACGTCGGTGCTTTTATATCAACTAGTTTAGTTGTTTTGATTCAAGAAGATGTTGGGTGGGGTCTTGGATATGGCATTCCTACATTGGTTATGGCCATTGGTATTGCAATATTCTTTTTAGGCACGCCCTTCTATAGATTACAGAGACCAGGGGGAAGCCCTCTTACAAGAATTTTCCAGGTCTTGGTTGCAGCATTTCATAAGCGAAATGTGGAGGTCCCAGAGGATACTAGTCTCCTCTATGAAACCCAAGACGGAAGATCCACCATTAAAGGAAGTCGTAAACTGGACCGCAGTGATGAGCTGAa aTGCCTTGATAAAGCTGCTGTAGTCTCAGATGTTGATATCAAAAGTGGAGACTTGTTCAATCCTTGGAGGCTTTGCACTGTGACACAGGTGGAGGAATTGAAGATTTTGGTCCGCATGTTTCCAATCTGGGCGTCTGGAATTGTTTTTTCTGCTGTTTATGCACAAATGTCTTCATTATTTGTGGAACAAGGGAAGATGATGGACAGAACTATAGGTTCGTTCACCATTCCTGCAGCCTCTCTCTCAAGTATCGACATCATAAGTGTTGTAATTTGGGTACCTATCTATGATAGGGGGATTGTCCCAATTGCAAGGAAATTTACAGGCAATGAGAGGGGCTTCTCAGAGTTACAAAGGATGGGAATTGGCCTCTTTGTGTCAGTCCTTTGCATTTCGGCTGCTGCTATCGTAGAGATTAAGAGATTGCAGCTTGCAAAAGAGCTTGGTTTAGTTGATGAAGACGTCGCCGTACCACTTAGTATATTGTGGCAAATTCCCCAATACTTCATGTTGGGTGCTGCAGAGGTATTTACATTCATTGGACAACATGAGTTCTTCTATGAGCAAGCGCCGGATGCCATGCGTAGTTTATGCAGTGCATTGTCACTTCTAACAAATTCTTTGGGGAATTACTTGAGCTCTTTGATTTTGACTATTGTGACTTACCTCACAACAAAAGGTGGGAATGTTGGATGGATACCAGATAACTTGAATGAGGGCCATCTTGACTATTTCTTCTGGCTTTTGGCTGCTCTCAGCTTCTTAAATATGTTGGTGTATATCGTTTTTTCCAGAAAGTACAAACAGAAGAAGGCCTCCTAA